A single window of Puniceicoccus vermicola DNA harbors:
- the rpsL gene encoding 30S ribosomal protein S12 codes for MPTINQLVRKPRQLVKAKTKSPALKNNPFRRGVCVQVMTRTPKKPNSAIRKVAKVRLTTGIEVIAYIPDEGHNLQEHSIVLVRGGRVKDLPGVRYHIVRGTLDCRGVEKRRRSRSKYGVKRPKES; via the coding sequence ATGCCAACGATCAACCAGCTAGTCCGCAAGCCTCGCCAATTGGTGAAGGCGAAGACGAAGTCTCCTGCGCTGAAGAATAATCCCTTCCGTCGTGGAGTCTGCGTTCAGGTCATGACCCGTACCCCGAAAAAGCCGAACTCTGCCATCCGTAAGGTTGCCAAGGTGCGTCTCACCACCGGGATTGAAGTCATTGCCTACATCCCTGACGAAGGCCACAACCTCCAGGAGCACAGCATCGTGCTCGTGCGTGGTGGTCGTGTAAAGGACCTTCCAGGTGTCCGTTACCACATCGTTCGCGGAACTTTGGACTGCCGGGGAGTCGAAAAGCGTCGTCGGAGCCGCTCCAAGTATGGAGTGAAGCGTCCGAAGGAATCCTAA
- the rpsG gene encoding 30S ribosomal protein S7, with amino-acid sequence MSRRRQAEKREFIPDPRYQSQLVSQLINMVMSCGKKSLAQRIVYSAFERASEKLEKGDPVDLLLGALENARPKLEVKSRRVGGATYQVPVELSYERQQGLALRWMVASARARKGISMGEALANEIIDAYNGTGTVVRKKEETHRMAQANRAFAHLRW; translated from the coding sequence ATGTCGCGTCGTCGCCAAGCCGAAAAACGGGAGTTCATTCCCGATCCCCGTTATCAAAGCCAGCTGGTCAGCCAACTGATCAACATGGTCATGAGCTGCGGCAAGAAGTCTCTTGCTCAGCGCATCGTTTACTCCGCTTTTGAGCGTGCCAGCGAAAAGCTGGAAAAGGGTGATCCAGTGGATCTCCTTCTCGGTGCTCTCGAAAACGCCCGCCCGAAGCTGGAGGTCAAGAGCCGCCGCGTCGGGGGTGCTACCTATCAGGTGCCGGTCGAGCTTAGCTACGAACGTCAGCAGGGCCTCGCCCTTCGCTGGATGGTAGCTTCTGCCCGTGCTCGTAAGGGAATTTCGATGGGGGAAGCCCTCGCTAACGAAATCATTGATGCCTACAACGGCACTGGAACGGTGGTCCGTAAAAAGGAAGAAACCCACCGCATGGCTCAGGCGAACCGCGCGTTTGCTCACCTTCGCTGGTAA
- the fusA gene encoding elongation factor G, translating into MEILDVNAKERLCPLERTRNIGIAAHIDAGKTTTTERMLYYTGVVHKIGEVHEGTAVTDWMEQERERGITITSAAISCEWTAEWGPFTGEKHRINIIDTPGHVDFTAEVERSLRVLDGAVGVFCAVAGVQPQSETVWRQMDKYSVPRIAFINKMDRTGADFHAAIESMRDRLRANAHPLYLPIGAEENFKGLIDLVANQALMYDETDPLGVRFDLIDIPADYREEAAEYREKLIEALADFDDELANRYLEGEDLSEDLLRRAVRKATLSREFVGVIPGSAFKNKGVQRLLDAIIDYLPSPVDVPAIRGESEKGEEVTVHADDHSKVAGLAFKLMTDPFVGKLVFFRVYCGQLRKGMSVYNPRTRKTERISRLMIMKADTREDIDVAFSGDICAIIGAKDVVTGDTLTDKALDIRLEPPSFPEPVISMSIEPHSRADSEKMSLGLQRLAEEDPTFVVSSDSETGQTLIAGMGELHLEIIRDRLFREFKVEADAGRPQIAYRETIIGTSEAEGKFIRQSGGRGQYGHCVIRIEPNEKGKGIELINEIVGGTIPKEFIKPTFDGIKEASNNGVTAGYPVIDFKVHLVDGSFHDVDSSEMAFKMAGIFAFKEAMRTASPVLLEPIMKVDVECPEEFQGDVVGDLNRRRGQIQSMTTRNQLTSVHSFVPLETMFGYATDVRSLSKGRATYTMEPSHFEQVPNSVLSKIVETTPQTFRGGDN; encoded by the coding sequence ATGGAAATTCTCGATGTCAACGCCAAGGAGCGCCTGTGCCCCTTGGAGCGGACTCGGAATATCGGCATTGCTGCGCACATCGATGCGGGGAAGACCACCACGACCGAGCGCATGCTCTACTACACTGGCGTCGTTCATAAGATCGGCGAGGTGCATGAGGGTACTGCGGTAACGGATTGGATGGAACAAGAGCGCGAGCGGGGGATTACGATTACCTCGGCCGCGATTTCCTGTGAATGGACTGCCGAATGGGGCCCTTTCACCGGAGAAAAGCACCGGATCAACATTATCGATACTCCGGGGCACGTCGATTTCACCGCCGAGGTCGAACGTTCTTTGCGAGTCCTCGATGGGGCCGTCGGGGTGTTTTGCGCCGTCGCCGGTGTGCAGCCTCAGTCCGAAACGGTCTGGCGGCAGATGGATAAATACAGCGTCCCGCGGATCGCTTTCATCAATAAGATGGATCGCACCGGGGCCGATTTTCACGCTGCCATTGAGAGCATGCGCGACCGCCTTCGTGCCAATGCGCATCCGCTTTATTTGCCGATCGGTGCCGAGGAAAACTTTAAGGGTCTGATTGACCTCGTGGCCAACCAGGCCCTGATGTATGACGAAACCGACCCTCTCGGTGTCCGTTTCGATCTCATCGACATTCCTGCTGATTATCGCGAGGAAGCAGCCGAGTATCGCGAAAAGCTCATCGAAGCGCTCGCTGATTTCGACGACGAACTCGCCAATCGCTACTTGGAAGGGGAGGATCTCTCCGAAGATCTGCTTCGCCGGGCTGTCCGCAAAGCGACCCTTTCCCGCGAATTTGTCGGAGTCATTCCCGGTTCTGCATTCAAGAACAAAGGTGTGCAGCGTCTCCTCGACGCCATCATCGACTACCTGCCTTCTCCTGTTGACGTTCCCGCAATTCGCGGTGAGAGCGAAAAGGGGGAGGAAGTGACCGTTCACGCCGACGATCACAGTAAAGTGGCTGGCCTCGCATTTAAGCTGATGACCGACCCGTTTGTCGGGAAGCTTGTCTTTTTCCGCGTCTATTGTGGCCAGCTCCGTAAAGGGATGTCGGTTTACAACCCGCGCACCCGGAAGACCGAACGCATCAGTCGCCTCATGATTATGAAAGCGGATACCCGTGAAGACATCGACGTTGCCTTCTCTGGAGACATCTGTGCGATCATCGGGGCAAAAGACGTCGTCACTGGCGACACCCTTACTGACAAGGCTCTCGACATCCGTCTGGAGCCTCCGTCGTTCCCTGAGCCTGTGATTTCCATGTCGATCGAGCCGCACTCCCGCGCCGATTCGGAAAAAATGTCTCTCGGGCTCCAGCGCCTCGCTGAAGAGGATCCGACCTTCGTCGTTTCCTCCGATTCCGAAACCGGGCAGACATTGATCGCCGGAATGGGCGAGCTGCACCTCGAAATCATCCGTGACCGCCTTTTCCGCGAGTTCAAGGTTGAGGCCGATGCCGGGCGTCCGCAAATCGCTTACCGCGAAACCATCATCGGGACCTCCGAAGCCGAGGGCAAATTCATCCGCCAGTCGGGTGGACGTGGTCAGTATGGCCACTGCGTCATCCGCATCGAGCCGAATGAAAAAGGGAAGGGGATTGAGCTCATCAACGAGATTGTGGGCGGCACCATTCCCAAAGAATTTATCAAGCCGACTTTCGACGGGATTAAAGAAGCCTCAAATAATGGGGTCACTGCGGGATATCCTGTGATTGACTTCAAGGTTCATCTCGTGGACGGTTCTTTCCACGACGTCGATTCTTCGGAAATGGCCTTCAAAATGGCCGGGATCTTCGCTTTCAAGGAAGCGATGCGCACCGCCAGCCCGGTTCTTCTTGAGCCAATCATGAAGGTCGACGTTGAGTGTCCCGAAGAGTTCCAAGGGGATGTGGTGGGTGACTTGAACCGTCGCCGTGGCCAGATCCAGAGCATGACCACCCGCAATCAGCTCACCTCGGTTCATTCTTTCGTTCCACTCGAAACCATGTTTGGTTACGCGACCGATGTTCGCTCTTTGAGCAAAGGCCGCGCGACCTACACCATGGAGCCCTCTCATTTTGAGCAGGTTCCCAATAGTGTCCTCTCCAAAATTGTCGAAACCACTCCCCAAACCTTCCGCGGTGGGGATAACTAA
- the rpsJ gene encoding 30S ribosomal protein S10 encodes MTKPRIRIKLKGFDYRIVDQSTNDIVDTAKRSGARVSGPIPLPTRIEKFTVNRSPHVDKKAMDQFELRSHCRLLDIIEPTANTVDDLKKLNLPAGVEITINV; translated from the coding sequence ATGACAAAGCCACGCATACGCATTAAACTGAAGGGCTTCGATTACCGAATCGTCGACCAGTCCACCAACGACATTGTCGACACGGCCAAGCGCTCCGGCGCACGGGTGTCCGGACCCATTCCGCTTCCTACGCGGATTGAGAAGTTCACCGTGAACCGTTCGCCGCACGTGGACAAGAAGGCCATGGACCAGTTCGAACTCCGTTCGCACTGCCGTCTGCTCGACATCATTGAGCCGACCGCGAATACCGTGGACGACCTCAAGAAACTAAATCTTCCCGCCGGGGTAGAGATCACGATCAACGTCTGA
- the rplC gene encoding 50S ribosomal protein L3 — protein MSFLLIGKKIGMTQVFDENNQLLPVTVLEAGPCPVTQVKTVENDGYNAVQIGYGPQKESRLSNPQLGHLKKAGVDAVRVLQEFRLNGDETYDLGQTLTVEKFEGCEKVDVIGVSKGQGFQGVVKRHGFSGGPASHGSMTHRRGGSYGFCQDPGHVIKGKKMPGHMGSRRRTVQNLKIVKVDTERNLILVKGSLPGPNGSLITVRPAKKQRTKKAAA, from the coding sequence ATGAGCTTCTTACTGATCGGAAAAAAGATCGGCATGACACAGGTGTTTGATGAAAACAACCAGTTGTTGCCGGTAACTGTTTTGGAAGCTGGACCTTGTCCAGTAACCCAAGTAAAGACCGTCGAAAATGACGGCTATAACGCTGTGCAGATCGGATACGGCCCCCAAAAGGAAAGCCGTCTATCCAATCCACAACTCGGCCACCTCAAGAAGGCTGGCGTGGACGCAGTTCGCGTCCTCCAGGAGTTCCGCCTGAACGGCGATGAAACTTACGACCTGGGCCAAACCCTCACCGTCGAGAAATTCGAAGGTTGCGAAAAGGTTGACGTCATTGGCGTCAGCAAAGGGCAGGGCTTCCAAGGGGTTGTTAAACGCCACGGATTTAGCGGAGGTCCCGCCTCTCACGGTTCGATGACCCACCGTCGCGGGGGTTCTTACGGTTTCTGTCAGGATCCCGGTCACGTGATCAAGGGCAAGAAAATGCCGGGTCACATGGGGAGCCGTCGTCGTACGGTTCAAAACCTGAAAATCGTCAAGGTCGACACCGAGCGCAACCTGATCCTGGTCAAGGGAAGTCTTCCCGGCCCGAACGGTAGCCTCATCACGGTTCGCCCTGCGAAAAAGCAGCGCACCAAGAAGGCTGCCGCCTAA
- the rplD gene encoding 50S ribosomal protein L4, whose amino-acid sequence MNLKYYSADGTGGDEREFAGFPVFEGSKGRMALRQAIIAVQANLRQGNASTKTRGEVSGSGKKMFRQKGTGMARRGPKRTPLLRGGGVAFGPKPRSYSQKVNRKMRRLALARALFEQGQSGSINVIEKWEAAEVKTKPFDALVSKIQPNRRVLIVDDEISTNVALSGRNIARLHFAETSNVNAYDIVRFDTIIFSERAIDTLLARVNGGES is encoded by the coding sequence ATGAATTTGAAATACTATTCCGCAGACGGAACCGGGGGTGACGAGCGCGAGTTCGCTGGCTTCCCCGTTTTCGAAGGCTCGAAGGGCCGGATGGCTCTTCGCCAAGCGATTATCGCCGTGCAGGCCAACCTGCGCCAAGGCAATGCCTCGACCAAAACTCGTGGTGAAGTGTCTGGTTCCGGTAAAAAGATGTTCCGCCAGAAGGGTACAGGCATGGCCCGCCGCGGTCCCAAGCGTACGCCTCTCCTCCGTGGAGGTGGTGTTGCCTTCGGCCCGAAGCCACGCAGCTACTCGCAGAAGGTCAACCGCAAGATGCGCCGTTTGGCACTTGCCCGCGCTCTCTTCGAGCAGGGTCAATCCGGTTCGATCAACGTGATCGAGAAGTGGGAAGCCGCCGAAGTGAAGACCAAGCCCTTCGACGCCCTCGTATCCAAGATCCAGCCGAACCGCCGGGTTCTGATCGTGGACGACGAGATTTCCACCAACGTCGCCCTTTCCGGACGTAACATCGCCCGCCTCCACTTTGCTGAAACCAGCAACGTGAACGCTTACGACATCGTCCGTTTCGACACCATTATTTTCAGCGAGCGAGCCATCGACACTCTTCTCGCCCGCGTCAACGGAGGAGAGTCATGA
- the rplW gene encoding 50S ribosomal protein L23: MIEPSKVLKESRVTEKATNLTANLNQYTFEVFPDATRTQVKQAVEQVFKVDVAKVNVLNVKPRVRPDRMRRNRAGRVSGMKKAIVTLKEGSSIEMI; the protein is encoded by the coding sequence ATGATCGAACCATCGAAAGTTTTGAAAGAAAGCCGGGTAACGGAAAAGGCCACGAACCTGACCGCCAACCTGAACCAATACACCTTTGAAGTATTCCCCGACGCTACGCGGACTCAGGTCAAGCAAGCTGTCGAGCAAGTCTTCAAGGTCGATGTGGCCAAGGTGAATGTCCTCAACGTGAAACCCCGGGTTCGTCCGGACCGGATGCGCCGCAACCGCGCGGGTCGCGTCTCCGGAATGAAGAAGGCGATCGTTACCCTGAAAGAGGGTAGCTCGATCGAAATGATCTGA
- the rplB gene encoding 50S ribosomal protein L2, protein MPNIEFNPTTPGQRHYVRNHQELSRKRPERRLTNSNHNPKGRNVYGRITSRRRGGGHKRLYRQIDFRRDKLDIPATVREIEYDPNRSAHLALLFYADGEKRYILCPNKVNVGDTIVSSMKSDGEFHPGHSYPLSEIPPATRVHCIELEPGKGAQIARGAGAGAQLISIDGDRATLKMPSGEIRLVHSRCRATIGQVGNLGHSNQSIGKAGRNRWKGRRPRVRGVAMNPVDHPMGGGEGRTSGGGHPVSPWGQLSKGYPTRRKSKPSNSMILVRRNGRKMKR, encoded by the coding sequence ATGCCGAATATTGAATTTAATCCAACTACGCCAGGTCAACGCCACTACGTGCGTAACCACCAGGAGCTTTCCCGGAAGCGCCCGGAGCGTCGCCTGACCAACTCGAACCACAACCCGAAGGGTCGTAACGTTTACGGTCGTATCACTTCGCGTCGTCGGGGTGGGGGACACAAGCGCCTTTACCGTCAGATCGATTTCCGTCGTGATAAGCTCGACATCCCCGCAACCGTTCGGGAGATCGAGTACGATCCCAATCGTTCCGCACACCTCGCGCTGCTTTTCTACGCAGACGGCGAAAAGCGCTACATCCTTTGCCCGAACAAGGTGAATGTCGGCGACACCATCGTTTCCTCGATGAAGTCGGACGGCGAATTTCACCCCGGTCATTCCTACCCGCTGTCGGAGATCCCTCCTGCCACTCGCGTTCATTGCATTGAACTCGAACCCGGTAAAGGGGCTCAGATCGCTCGTGGTGCCGGAGCCGGTGCTCAGCTGATCTCCATCGACGGAGACCGCGCGACCTTGAAGATGCCCAGCGGAGAAATCCGCCTCGTGCATTCCCGCTGCCGGGCCACGATTGGCCAAGTCGGCAATCTGGGCCACTCCAACCAGTCGATCGGGAAAGCCGGTCGTAACCGTTGGAAGGGTCGTCGCCCCCGCGTCCGCGGTGTGGCTATGAACCCGGTCGACCACCCAATGGGTGGTGGTGAAGGCCGCACCTCCGGTGGTGGTCACCCGGTCTCTCCTTGGGGTCAATTGTCGAAGGGTTATCCGACCCGCCGCAAGTCCAAGCCGTCCAACTCGATGATTCTTGTCCGCCGTAACGGCCGGAAGATGAAGCGCTAA
- the rpsS gene encoding 30S ribosomal protein S19: MARSIKKGFFVDPSLMKKIEEAQRASSRKPIQTWSRRSTITPDFVGLNLNVHNGRSFVPVYVTENMVGHKLGEFALTRAFKAHNPRTQR, from the coding sequence ATGGCACGTTCCATTAAAAAAGGTTTCTTCGTCGACCCGAGCCTGATGAAAAAGATCGAGGAGGCTCAACGGGCAAGTTCCCGTAAGCCCATCCAGACTTGGTCACGTCGCTCGACGATCACTCCCGACTTCGTCGGTCTGAATCTCAACGTCCACAACGGCCGTTCCTTTGTTCCCGTGTATGTCACGGAAAACATGGTCGGTCACAAGCTGGGTGAGTTCGCACTGACCCGGGCGTTTAAAGCACACAATCCTCGCACCCAACGCTAA
- the rplV gene encoding 50S ribosomal protein L22, with protein sequence MQIQAYTKYARMSPKKVREVAREIQGRNAAEALDLLKFIPRKSARLLRKTLESAIANAENNNNLVADNLTVARAVIEEGPALKRFRPASRGSAHPYAKRTSHIRIVLSDEA encoded by the coding sequence ATGCAAATCCAAGCTTACACGAAATACGCGAGAATGTCCCCGAAGAAGGTTCGGGAAGTCGCTCGCGAAATCCAGGGTCGCAACGCCGCAGAGGCGCTTGACCTCCTTAAATTCATCCCGCGCAAATCGGCGCGTCTCCTGCGCAAAACGCTGGAGTCGGCTATCGCCAATGCGGAAAACAACAACAATCTGGTTGCCGACAACCTCACCGTTGCCCGCGCCGTGATTGAAGAGGGGCCCGCCCTCAAGCGTTTCCGCCCGGCATCGCGCGGATCCGCACACCCTTACGCCAAGAGAACCAGTCACATCCGCATCGTCCTCAGCGACGAAGCTTGA
- the rpsC gene encoding 30S ribosomal protein S3, with protein sequence MGQKVNPIGFRLSVRRNWRARWYARKKEFAPQLKEDIDIRTFLEKRLRTASVPHVFIERASNRIRVTIYTARPGMVIGRRGQDLERMKADLNKKIGKDIILEVQEIKKPDLVARLVAENVALQLERRISFRRAMKRAVQTTMAMGAEGIRIQVSGRLGGSDIARTEQQRNGRVPLHTLRENIDYGFAEAQTVYGKIGIKCWLCLKAEDMQF encoded by the coding sequence ATGGGTCAAAAAGTAAATCCAATCGGTTTCCGTCTCTCCGTCCGCCGCAACTGGCGTGCGCGTTGGTATGCTCGGAAGAAAGAGTTCGCCCCGCAGCTGAAGGAGGACATCGATATCCGCACCTTTTTGGAAAAACGTCTGCGCACCGCTTCGGTGCCCCACGTTTTCATTGAGCGCGCATCCAACCGCATTCGTGTGACCATCTACACTGCCCGTCCAGGGATGGTGATCGGTCGCCGCGGGCAGGACCTCGAGCGCATGAAGGCCGACCTCAACAAGAAGATCGGCAAGGACATCATCCTCGAAGTGCAGGAAATCAAGAAGCCCGACCTCGTGGCCCGTCTCGTTGCCGAGAACGTCGCCCTCCAGCTCGAGCGTCGCATTTCTTTCCGCCGCGCCATGAAGCGCGCCGTCCAGACCACGATGGCAATGGGTGCCGAAGGCATTCGTATCCAGGTCAGCGGACGTCTCGGCGGTTCGGACATCGCCCGCACCGAGCAACAGCGCAACGGTCGTGTGCCTCTTCACACCCTTCGCGAAAACATTGATTACGGGTTCGCAGAAGCCCAAACCGTCTACGGTAAGATCGGCATCAAGTGCTGGCTCTGCCTCAAGGCGGAAGACATGCAGTTCTAA
- the rplP gene encoding 50S ribosomal protein L16 → MPLLPSRTKYRKVQKGRVRGKAKGGDYLAFGEFGIQTLDRGRMTARQIEAARVAINRHLKRKGKVWIRVFPHLPVTKKPAETRQGKGKGSVEYWAAVIKPGTILFEVSGCSISAAREAFRKADGKLPFRCRFVSREVLD, encoded by the coding sequence ATGCCTCTTTTACCATCAAGAACCAAATACCGGAAGGTCCAGAAGGGCCGCGTCCGCGGGAAAGCCAAGGGTGGGGATTACCTCGCTTTCGGTGAATTCGGAATCCAAACCCTTGACCGGGGCCGGATGACCGCCCGTCAGATCGAAGCTGCTCGTGTGGCCATTAACCGCCACCTGAAGAGAAAAGGGAAGGTCTGGATTCGCGTATTTCCTCACCTGCCGGTAACCAAGAAGCCCGCCGAAACCCGTCAGGGTAAAGGGAAGGGTAGTGTTGAATACTGGGCTGCCGTTATTAAGCCGGGCACGATCCTCTTCGAGGTCTCCGGTTGCAGCATCTCTGCCGCTCGCGAAGCCTTCCGTAAGGCCGACGGCAAACTCCCATTCCGCTGCCGCTTTGTGAGCCGCGAAGTACTGGATTGA
- the rpmC gene encoding 50S ribosomal protein L29 yields MKSKEARELSVAEIEKKIRDSRTELVNLRLRKQTGQVEKPHLLREIRRDLARLQTILNEKKAAESTSAA; encoded by the coding sequence ATGAAAAGCAAAGAAGCCCGAGAATTATCCGTCGCCGAGATCGAAAAGAAGATCCGCGACTCCCGCACCGAACTGGTTAACCTGCGTCTCCGCAAGCAGACCGGTCAGGTCGAAAAACCGCACCTGCTGCGGGAGATCCGTCGTGATCTCGCCCGTCTGCAGACCATCTTGAACGAAAAGAAGGCCGCTGAGTCCACCTCGGCCGCCTAA
- the rpsQ gene encoding 30S ribosomal protein S17 — MSERNSRKDLIGIVSSRSGDKTIKVTYFYKIPHPLYKKEIKRKTVLHVHDDKNECKVGDKVEVMETRPLSKLKRWRVVRVVETAPTI, encoded by the coding sequence ATGAGCGAACGCAACAGCCGTAAGGATTTGATTGGCATCGTCAGTTCCCGTTCCGGGGACAAGACGATCAAGGTCACCTATTTCTACAAGATCCCGCATCCTCTCTATAAGAAGGAAATTAAGCGGAAAACCGTGCTCCATGTGCACGACGATAAGAACGAATGTAAGGTCGGCGACAAAGTTGAGGTGATGGAAACCCGTCCCCTCAGCAAACTGAAGCGCTGGCGTGTCGTACGTGTCGTTGAGACGGCACCGACGATTTAA
- the rplN gene encoding 50S ribosomal protein L14, with product MIQMQSRVDVADNSGAKVAQMIRRIGQSKKTASVGDIIICNVKESSTDATVKKGEVVRAVVVRTKAPIRRADGSYLRFDGNAVVIINKDGNPRGTRIFGPVARELRAKFMKIISLAPEVL from the coding sequence ATGATTCAAATGCAATCCAGAGTTGATGTTGCGGACAACAGCGGGGCGAAAGTCGCGCAAATGATCCGCCGCATTGGCCAGAGCAAAAAGACCGCGTCTGTCGGTGATATTATCATCTGCAACGTCAAGGAAAGTTCCACCGACGCTACGGTGAAAAAGGGCGAAGTGGTCCGTGCGGTTGTCGTGCGCACCAAGGCCCCGATTCGTCGTGCCGACGGTAGCTATCTTCGTTTCGACGGAAACGCGGTTGTCATCATTAACAAAGACGGAAACCCACGGGGAACCCGTATCTTCGGACCGGTTGCACGCGAATTGCGCGCCAAGTTCATGAAGATCATCTCATTGGCTCCGGAGGTACTCTAA
- the rplE gene encoding 50S ribosomal protein L5 has protein sequence MSKPKLQSVYQETILPDLMKEKGYKNTLQAPRLTKVVINTGVSASLDKAAVEEAARDVSSIAGQKAVITRARKSISNFKLREGMPIGAKVTLRGARMWEFVYRCLNIALPNIRDFRGVPNKLDGSGNYTLGVSDHTIFPEISTDGSRRNMGMDITFVTSADNDADGHNLLSRLGMPFRKNQSAESDAQAA, from the coding sequence ATGAGCAAACCAAAATTACAGTCTGTCTATCAGGAAACCATTCTCCCCGATTTGATGAAGGAGAAGGGTTACAAGAACACACTTCAGGCCCCACGCCTGACCAAGGTGGTCATTAACACTGGCGTGAGCGCAAGCCTGGATAAGGCCGCAGTCGAAGAGGCTGCTCGCGACGTCAGCTCGATCGCCGGTCAGAAGGCCGTCATCACCCGTGCTCGCAAGAGCATCTCGAACTTTAAGCTTCGGGAAGGCATGCCGATCGGGGCGAAGGTCACTCTCCGCGGTGCACGCATGTGGGAATTTGTTTACCGCTGCCTGAATATCGCTCTTCCGAACATTCGCGATTTCCGCGGAGTTCCCAACAAGCTGGACGGTTCCGGCAACTATACTCTCGGGGTGTCCGATCACACGATCTTCCCGGAAATCTCCACCGACGGCAGCCGCCGCAACATGGGGATGGACATCACCTTCGTGACTTCGGCCGACAACGACGCCGATGGTCACAATTTATTGAGCCGCCTCGGAATGCCGTTCCGTAAGAACCAATCGGCTGAATCCGACGCACAAGCAGCCTAA
- the rpsN gene encoding 30S ribosomal protein S14 — MAKKSAIQRNLKRIRLVEKYQKKRIELKKKLLDPDLSDEEFFKAQKQLSKLPRNSSPARVRNRCSVTGRPRAYLRKFGLSRITFRELANEGKIPGVTKSSW, encoded by the coding sequence ATGGCAAAGAAGTCAGCTATCCAAAGAAATTTGAAACGCATCCGTCTCGTCGAGAAATACCAGAAGAAGCGGATCGAACTGAAAAAGAAGCTCCTCGACCCGGATCTTTCCGACGAAGAATTTTTCAAGGCGCAGAAGCAGCTCTCAAAGCTGCCGCGTAACTCCTCACCGGCCCGCGTTCGCAACCGCTGCTCGGTCACCGGTCGTCCACGCGCTTACCTGCGCAAGTTCGGTCTCTCCCGGATCACCTTCCGGGAACTCGCCAATGAAGGGAAAATCCCTGGCGTGACCAAGTCGTCCTGGTAA
- the rpsH gene encoding 30S ribosomal protein S8: protein MAIHDTIGDFLTAIRNGSSAGRETIETPFSKMRLAIGEILVKEGYLAKCEKVEARKNVPAIRIDLKYVNNTPAITDLQRLSRPGCRRYTSSTEMPKVLGGLGFSIISTPKGVLKDSEARRQKVGGEVVCEVW from the coding sequence ATGGCTATTCACGATACAATTGGAGATTTCCTGACCGCTATCCGCAACGGAAGCAGCGCTGGTCGCGAAACGATCGAAACCCCCTTTTCCAAGATGCGCCTCGCCATTGGTGAGATTCTCGTCAAGGAAGGCTACCTCGCAAAGTGCGAGAAGGTTGAAGCTCGTAAGAACGTTCCCGCGATTCGGATTGATTTGAAGTACGTTAACAACACTCCGGCGATTACCGACCTGCAACGGTTGAGCCGCCCCGGATGCCGTCGTTACACTTCTTCAACTGAAATGCCGAAGGTTCTCGGAGGATTGGGATTCTCCATCATTTCCACCCCTAAGGGTGTTCTTAAGGATTCCGAAGCCCGCCGACAGAAGGTCGGAGGCGAGGTTGTCTGCGAAGTCTGGTAA
- the rplF gene encoding 50S ribosomal protein L6 → MSRIGKLPVAIPEKVKAEITDNTVKIEGPKGSLSQTFDSSVSIEFADGEIRVSPNGENRRARAMYGTARSIISNMVEGVVNGFSKKLFIEGVGFRASVSGTNLNLALGYSHPIDFTIPEGVTVTVADNTKVTVEGADKQAVGACAARIKSFYPAEPYKGKGVRIEGEFVRRKEGKKTA, encoded by the coding sequence ATGAGTAGAATTGGAAAACTTCCGGTAGCTATCCCGGAAAAAGTTAAAGCCGAGATCACCGACAATACGGTCAAGATCGAGGGCCCGAAGGGCTCCCTTTCGCAGACCTTTGATTCATCGGTCTCGATCGAGTTTGCCGACGGCGAAATCCGTGTTTCTCCGAATGGGGAAAACCGCCGCGCCCGTGCCATGTATGGCACTGCCCGTTCGATTATCTCGAATATGGTTGAAGGTGTGGTCAATGGTTTCAGCAAGAAGCTGTTCATCGAAGGTGTGGGTTTCCGCGCTTCGGTCAGTGGCACTAACCTGAACCTCGCCTTGGGGTATTCCCACCCGATCGACTTTACGATCCCGGAAGGCGTGACAGTTACCGTCGCCGATAACACCAAGGTCACCGTAGAAGGGGCTGACAAACAAGCCGTGGGCGCCTGCGCCGCTCGGATAAAGAGCTTTTATCCGGCCGAGCCTTACAAGGGCAAGGGTGTCCGGATCGAAGGTGAGTTTGTCCGCCGTAAGGAAGGGAAGAAGACTGCCTAA